The Vescimonas coprocola genome includes a window with the following:
- a CDS encoding redox-sensing transcriptional repressor Rex → MKKQKVSDAVIHRLPRYYRYLDELHNKGVVRISSNSLGQKMDITASQIRQDLSCFGEFGQQGYGYNVAELRSEIGHILGIDSGYRLIVVGAGHLGHALLQNFDFQKVGFQVDTAFDVSPALIGTKIHDVTIRPMEELEHYVEEYHPNVAVLTVPQSVAQPLADRLIALGVKGFWNFTNVELSTQTKGVFFEDIHFVDTLLTLSYRISRPEELY, encoded by the coding sequence ATGAAAAAACAAAAGGTCTCGGATGCGGTGATCCATCGTCTGCCCCGCTATTACCGCTATCTGGACGAGCTGCATAACAAGGGCGTGGTACGCATTTCCTCCAATTCGCTGGGGCAGAAAATGGACATCACCGCCTCTCAGATCCGGCAGGATCTCAGCTGCTTCGGTGAATTCGGCCAGCAAGGCTACGGCTATAACGTGGCGGAGCTGCGCTCGGAGATCGGCCACATTCTGGGCATCGACTCCGGCTACCGGCTCATTGTGGTGGGAGCGGGCCATCTGGGCCATGCGCTGCTGCAGAACTTCGACTTTCAGAAGGTGGGCTTTCAGGTGGATACCGCCTTCGACGTGTCCCCGGCGCTGATCGGTACCAAGATCCACGACGTGACCATCCGGCCCATGGAGGAGCTGGAACACTATGTGGAGGAGTACCACCCCAACGTGGCGGTGCTGACCGTGCCTCAGAGCGTGGCCCAGCCGCTGGCGGACCGGCTCATTGCCCTGGGAGTGAAGGGCTTCTGGAACTTTACCAATGTGGAGCTCTCCACCCAGACCAAGGGGGTATTCTTCGAGGACATCCACTTTGTGGATACCCTCCTGACCCTCAGCTACCGTATCTCCCGGCCGGAGGAACTCTATTAA